In Spodoptera frugiperda isolate SF20-4 chromosome 3, AGI-APGP_CSIRO_Sfru_2.0, whole genome shotgun sequence, the genomic window AGTTGTTAAGTATAAAAtcgtgttattttaaataataaatctttgaTCTTATTTTAAACCTCATATCGTACCTCATTACAAGTAATATTCGATGGTTTTGCTCAATTATTGTAAGTTCAATAAAGTATTgatatgtgttttgttttatttattattattacctgcGCCTCTATCACGCAAACAGCCAAGAACAATGACTTTTAACCACTTTAAGTAGGCCTACATCGTTCTTTGTTTCTAAGcaaacattttatgtttttaacagTTTAAATTGTCGCACGAATATAACAGTTAACCAATTTACATAGTGTTAATTGGCTGTATCATTTGTAGGGTTTCTATATTTCAAAATCGGTACAGTACATTTTATGATTTACAACGGGCAACTCTGAATAGTGTTTTGAAAATCGTATTTAGAATCTTTCGAGTTCGACGTCCATGTGGCCAGTTCTAAATAAAATCCGTTAGGAACAGGTTGCGTTCCTATTTCGAAATAAGTTTTTGAATAACTGTTCCAAATATGAATAGTTACTTTTCATATTTCGTAACGTTCCTAGTTTTACAGACAGTAATTAGTGAAAATGTAATAAGGGACAATGAAAATAATACGACAAATGAATTCCACGAGGAAAATGAAGGATCAAGAGCGTTGTCGAGACGAAAGAGATTCGTAATATTCCCAGATGGAAGCTCCCTGCAACTGGGTAGGTGAATACTTATATGTGTTAAGCATTTGAACTTTAAgggattataaaattaatttggaCTACATTTCTGTGATGAGAatgtatgcatgtgtgtgtaactTGTGTGTTTAGGTGTATGTAgtacaaaaagtttatttgacaTTCTTGAACTAAATGTCAGGACtgttaattattgttaattgaAACTTAAACTTAACCTAAGTACAAGTCATAACACtgaccaccgtactcagagatatttaatggttgcttaacccagtccttggcaattgtttttataaacaaaatcgttaaaaaatcattaaatgtctctgagtacggcagtaagttaATTACTCTAAAACTTATGTTATACGGTCATTCAATTCTTCATAATCAAGATATAATAAGTTTCTTgtcaaaaattgtatttaacatTGCAATTAATCTTTACACAGAAACGGATAGTTAGAGTCTAATCTGTTTAGACCAGCAAAGCTTAGTTAGAGCTTGTTTACAGTTCCGTGCAAACCCTAACACTAAGCGAAACTTATGCAACCAGATGTTGTGATAATAAATTGATCGTCTGCTTCGAAATTTTGAGTTCTGATCTTTCCAGTCTGATAGCAgaagacaaaagaaaaaaatgcagTTTGTTCATAATAAGAGACGTGTACAACAAACAAACTAGTACATAAAGTAGTTGTAGACGATATCTGAGATCACtgagctttactgacagacagactgatggataatttgacgtttcgaaacTGCCTAATGaatgattaattgaaataaatgttttgactttgattatcCGAGATCAGCTGATCAATGAGAACTCAATAGTTTAAGATCCGTTTCCAAGCTTTactatattacatacatatcaaacaaaagacaaaagatatgaaaaaaagaacaaaatgaGAAAGACTGTTTTTGGCTCAGAGATCAGGATCAATCAATCTAATCAGCtttatagatataattatactgTATCACAGGAACTTCTGTATTTGCTTAAAGTGTCATATTGCTAATTCAAATCCTTCTCTGTTTCCAGTATTCTGCTGTCAGACCATGGCGTTGATCCCCATCGGTGACATCTTCCTCTTCGGCAGCACCCTCGGCCTGGCCTGGAACCTGCCCACCGACCCCAGCATCTTCACCAATTTGAAGGAGTACGAGAGACCTTTGAGAAGAAATGACGTGGTCAAAACTATCAACTACTTGGACGAAGATGGACATCTGATTGCTAAAGTTCCTTATAAAAAGTATGTTTAAGAATATATTGCTTGCTACCTtcttgaaaagagtaacgatggagtttcttgctcgttcttctccatacgaagctacactttggaccGAGCACCTAtttagcttcactgatagacagagtgatgaacaattcaatttgacgttttaataGTCTTTagttaaggattaattgaaataaatgctttgactttgtcaTCATCCACATCCTTGTCAGTGGATTACCCTACGGATCCTCTGTATAATATGATGGGGATTCTCATAATGTCCACAGTTGGAAGCCTGGTTATTGgtatttaaactatttaagAGTTCCAGTTTCTGTTAAATGTGTACGAACTGCCGACTTATCCTCTATTATgtcacttaaaacaaaaaatgtcatGATGCCAACATGTCCAGATTTAAGttcgaatattttttcaaattatatttgcaGCATTGAATTAGTTTATATCAAATACAAATcgcatacaaattaattattaaattcagtCTTTCTAGAAGAATTGAATGGAAagaacattttttatgaaaccaATTAAGTTGTAGCACCCtttagtatttatatattaacttattaatttttgaACACATTACTTTCCAGGAGAATCATAGTGAATCCAGCGTTCGCCAAAAGAAGCATAGAAGACGATGACACACTATCGttcaaagaaaaactaaaattaaaaatagatcgAAAGAAGATGCATGAGAGGcatttaaaattagattattTGAAGGCTCAGCATTTAGACAAGAACAGTATAGAGTTCCATAGAAGCAATCGAGTGGATCTGTACGAGAAAATAGAGAAATTGTTATCTGCGTAAGTAGTAAAATATCAGTTTATAGTGGTTAGTGATgtgattatacatatacaagaacgatgatacaaaataaaaaacgaaatcCTCAGATTGTCACAGTTCTTTTAACTGCATCCTACAaaaatctggagctgcggactacctggcgggtttaccgggcctccggctcgaaaaacaggagtaggaactaagcggtttttgtcagtaagagactgacacctcgcgcaaggcgggagaagtcatataGTAGTACAGCCACATAAAAAAGTCCCACAAAAATGAATCATTGAATTcacttttctaaaaaaatattaattatcatgACTGTATTTTCAGGACGGGTCGCGATGGACGTCAATGTGTGCTGTACAGACTGTGTGAGGCGGCCAAGCGGCCTACAAGTCAGGGGACTTTTATCCAAGAGTTCTTCAGAGCTGTATTTACGTAAGTCAAgcattttagtaatatttttatacatatggATAGGAGGTAAATTAACTGATGGTTTACCTTATGGTGAGCGATCAATGTTGCCCGTGGCCATCTATAGTACTAAAGGTTACAATCACAAGTGGGACATACCGtccttttaaaaagattttatattttctttactgtTTGAGGGATTTATTGGTTTGAAAATATCACAGGAGTTCTACTTACCGTTAAAAGCTCACTATATaaagttttcgagaaaaaaatataattatagttgtaTATTGTTTCAAATCGTAGGACAAAACATAGCTGATTGTCACAGACTATTGGCTTGTAACAATCCGCTGTAGAACCATAAAACTATAGGCCACTAAATTAGAGTGGCAACCGGATTGGAGTTCGCTATTTAACAGGTTCAAGTTGATCAGAGATCACCGCTACTACACAGTTTCTAATAAAAGTGTAAGGGaaacaggtgtgaggttatgtatgtgtgtgtcaCACTCTATTTTTATGTTACTCTCGACAAGAGCAAGAGTGAtgaaaatattctacaaaaaaaaagctttaattGTTAATATGTATCGTTCCAGGTTCCCAAAAGGAGAAGAATTCCAGTACGACGAATTGAATGAGTACGACACAGCCCACGTTGAGTCTGACGATTGTTCAGCACGGTACCCTGGATGCGAAGACTTACATGAATCGAtatcaatgtaaataaaataaactattaagaACAAATGTGTCTTATTTCCTAGTCAATATTCagactaataaattaatccAGGCTATTAATCTTTGGACAAAAACCTCGATGTCTAATTATAACCTATTATGAGAACTGAGACCACctaccaaaaatattattttgttgttttcttatCCCAAAACTTGTTAAAAAGGCTAGACCTATTTAGCACTTCATTGAAATTAACCAGCATTGCACCAGCTTACCTAAGGTAGGGAAAGAAATTTCCTGATGGGTAAAATTATCCATACGaataagaatatattatttttggatTCTATCTGATCTGATCACACGTCTCTTGGAGAATGTGCAGATGATTACAAACTTTATTTATGATCCATGTTAGATGTAAAGCGAATTTACTGGGTAACTTggtcggagtgataccacgacctcatagAAAATTGGCGTGTACTAATACTTGCGTTATGTTTCTCGCCGTGTGAGTAAGGTTGCCAGAGATTCAATACTTCTCCCCACTTTCCTCCTTCATCCAATCCTtctccccaaaaggccggcaacgcacatgtagcTCCCAGGTGGTTCATAGGCGGTGCCGATTACTGATTGCTTGCGATCATCA contains:
- the LOC118274027 gene encoding uncharacterized protein LOC118274027; amino-acid sequence: MNSYFSYFVTFLVLQTVISENVIRDNENNTTNEFHEENEGSRALSRRKRFVIFPDGSSLQLVFCCQTMALIPIGDIFLFGSTLGLAWNLPTDPSIFTNLKEYERPLRRNDVVKTINYLDEDGHLIAKVPYKKRIIVNPAFAKRSIEDDDTLSFKEKLKLKIDRKKMHERHLKLDYLKAQHLDKNSIEFHRSNRVDLYEKIEKLLSATGRDGRQCVLYRLCEAAKRPTSQGTFIQEFFRAVFTFPKGEEFQYDELNEYDTAHVESDDCSARYPGCEDLHESISM